Proteins encoded within one genomic window of Acomys russatus chromosome 5, mAcoRus1.1, whole genome shotgun sequence:
- the LOC127189577 gene encoding protein DGCR6-like: MDRCAGAGDKVQHWRQQKRHYQLLSALQNLVKELPSSFQQRLSYTTLSDLALALLDSTVFEIVQRLLEIQHLTEKSLYKQRQRLQNEHRVLRQALRQKHLEAQQFCRPHNLPVLQAAQQRELEAMEHRIREEQQAMDRKIVLELDRKVANQQSTLEKARVPGFYVTTDPQELTLQMNLLELIRKLQQRGCQVRKAVL; the protein is encoded by the coding sequence ATGGACCGTTGCGCAGGAGCAGGGGACAAGGTGCAGCACTGGCGGCAGCAGAAGCGGCACTATCAGCTACTGTCCGCGCTCCAGAACCTAGTCAAGGAGCTGCCGAGCTCCTTTCAGCAACGCCTGTCCTATACCACGCTCAGCGACTTGGCCCTGGCGCTGCTCGACAGCACCGTGTTCGAGATCGTGCAGCGGCTCCTGGAGATCCAGCACCTCACCGAGAAGAGCCTGTACAAGCAGCGACAGCGGCTGCAGAACGAACACCGAGTGCTCAGGCAGGCTCTGaggcagaagcatctggaagccCAGCAGTTCTGCCGGCCCCATAACTTGCCCGtcctccaggcagctcagcagcgCGAGCTGGAGGCCATGGAGCATCGGATCCGGGAGGAGCAGCAGGCAATGGATCGCAAGATTGTCCTGGAACTGGACCGGAAGGTTGCTAACCAGCAGAGCACACTGGAGAAGGCTCGGGTACCTGGTTTCTATGTGACCACGGATCCTCAGGAGCTGACGCTGCAGATGAACCTATTGGAACTCATCAGGAAGTTACAGCAGAGGGGCTGCCAAGTGAGAAAGGCAGTCCTGTGA
- the Pgam1 gene encoding phosphoglycerate mutase 1 encodes MAAYKLVLIRHGESAWNLENRFSGWYDADLSPAGHEEAKRGGQALRDAGYEFDICFTSVQKRAIRTLWTVLDAIDQMWLPVVRTWRLNERHYGGLTGLNKAETAAKHGEAQVKIWRRSYDVPPPPMEPGHPFYSNISKDRRYADLTEDQLPSCESLKDTIARALPFWNEEIVPQIKEGKRVLIAAHGNSLRGIVKHLEGLSEEAIMELNLPTGIPIVYELDKNLKPVKPMQFLGDEETVRKAMEAVAAQGKVKK; translated from the exons ATGGCTGCCTACAAGCTGGTGCTGATCCGGCATGGCGAGAGCGCCTGGAACCTGGAGAACCGCTTCAGCGGCTGGTACGACGCCGACCTGAGCCCGGCGGGCCACGAGGAGGCGAAGCGCGGAGGACAGGCGTTGCGAG ATGCTGGCTATGAATTTGACATCTGCTTCACCTCCGTGCAGAAGAGAGCAATCAGAACCCTCTGGACAGTCCTGGATGCCATTGACCAGATGTGGCTGCCAGTGGTCAGGACCTGGCGCCTCAATGAGCGACACTACGGGGGTCTGACTGGTCTGAACAAAGCAGAAACTGCCGCCAAGCACGGCGAGGCACAGGTGAAGATCTGGAGGCGATCTTACGACGTCCCACCGCCCCCGATGGAGCCGGGTCACCCCTTCTACAGCAATATCAGCAAG GATCGCAGGTATGCAGACCTTACTGAGGACCAGCTACCTTCCTGTGAGAGCCTGAAGGACACTATTGCCAGAGCACTTCCCTTCTGGAATGAAGAAATTGTCCCCCAGAtcaaggaggggaaaagggtCTTGATTGCTGCCCACGGCAACAGCCTTCGGGGCATCGTCAAGCATCTGGAGG GTCTCTCGGAAGAGGCCATCATGGAGCTGAACCTGCCGACCGGCATCCCCATCGTCTATGAGCTGGACAAGAACCTGAAGCCCGTCAAGCCCATGCAGTTCCTGGGAGACGAGGAGACCGTGCGCAAAGCCATGGAAGCTGTGGCCGCTCAGGGCAAGGTCAAGAAGTGA
- the Exosc1 gene encoding exosome complex component CSL4 isoform X2, with protein MWDPHHLKTLFEELSARKISEQLKKTRLMISGGFVEIYKSFRPGDIVLAKVISLGDAQSNYLLTTAENELGVVVAHSESGVQMVPISWCEMQCPKTHTKEFRKVARVQPEFLQT; from the exons ATGTGGGATCCACACCACTTAAAAACGCTTTTCGAGGAACTATCCG caaGGAAGATATCCGAGCAACTGAAAAAGACAAGGTTGATGATTAGTGGTGGTTTT gTTGAAATTTACAAGAGTTTCCGCCCAGGTGACATAGTATTGGCCAAAGTT ATCTCCCTAGGTGATGCGCAGTCCAATTACCTGCTGACCACTGCAGAAAATGAGCTAGGAGTAGTGGTGGCCCACAGCGAATCCG GTGTGCAGATGGTCCCCATCAGCTGGTGTGAGATGCAGTGCCCTAAGACCCACACTAAAGAATTCCGAAAAGTGGCCAGAGTGCAGCCCGAGTTCTTACAGACCTAA